From a single Streptomyces liliifuscus genomic region:
- a CDS encoding tetratricopeptide repeat protein, with protein MAERLLLDVDEDGRVSVSAWRAGETLPNRVGDPIPLVWPLDGPALEELRWYLEDYLRAPFGVYGERGPRVEAQFPKWGAQVFEAVFGSGPARDAYTRARARGGPVEIVVRSGTAQHLGLPWELMADPERPTPIALDDQVVVSRSLPTAALGNVFTVGGSRLRVLMVISRPSGTADVGYQMIARPLLRRLEAVRGQVDLVVLRPPTLEHLERTLEEAREAGEPFQIVHFDGHGVFGEAPASGGGWPSVMFQGPGPQGMLAFEKATGGSDLVPAGRVAQVLKKSQVPVVVLNACQSAVLGSQLEAAVATRLLQEGAGAVVAMAYSVYAVAAAEFMTAFYERLFAGDLLSAAVSAGRQRLDRHDLRPSPKGLMPLADWVVPVVYTRADVHFAGLRTGRDQQESLDELLDRMREQPADADTGDEASPESPLAAVGEFTGRDALLYTLDTAARLDRVVVLYGPGGTGKTELAKAFGRWWRDTGALDDERGVIWHSFEPGVASFGLDGVINSIGLGLFGAQFALLDQEKRQSLVETTLVTRRLLLIWDNFESVHTLPDPTHATQPLTEPEREELRGFLDRIAAKGKSAIIVTSRTPETWLGTARRRIKVGGLESDEANEYAEQLLSSYPDTKKRRESKAFGELMQWLDGHPLSMRLILPRLDSTAPRDLLAGLQGTTPLADADGGGRTTSLSASIAYSFTHLSAEDQHALTVVSLFHGVVDADVLGQFSTLPEVPEWYQGRTASEWAQVLERATEVGLLTSLGVGMYRIHPALPAYLTSSWQALAPGGHHELRTAAELALLDAYATFGGWLLQQVQGGDAQLAMVLIHLQRRTMGSLLGYALDHSLWDQAQGIAQPLDEYWDARGLVEEARAWVNRARVAMEDSDGNAPDLNSSAGALWLFLTGSQANRHVRAGQLDQAERTYRDILHALRLQPATSKQRSRLAVIYHQLGRVAQERGQLTEAEARCRQSLTIAEDLGDRPGMALSYHQLGVVAQDRGQLDEAETRYRQSLTIKEDLGDRPGMARSYHQLGIVAQDRGQLDEAETRYRQSLTIKEDLGDRPGMARSYHQLGIVAHERGQLTAAEDWYRQALTIAEDLGDRPGMASTYHQLGVVTHERGQLTAAEDWYRQSLTIKEDIGDRPGMALTYHQLGVIAQDRGQLDEAETRYRQALTIKEDIGNRPVMARTYGQLGLLAEKQQQPEKVLKWMVRCAALFEQFPHPLTGPAPAHLKRLTHCLGIRALEQTWQSVTGGPLPPPVRDFVLAEDPPATD; from the coding sequence ATGGCGGAGCGGCTTCTGCTGGATGTGGACGAAGACGGCCGGGTGAGCGTGTCGGCGTGGCGGGCCGGCGAGACGCTTCCCAATCGGGTTGGTGACCCGATCCCGCTGGTCTGGCCGCTGGACGGGCCGGCGCTGGAGGAGTTGCGCTGGTACCTGGAGGACTACCTACGGGCACCGTTCGGCGTGTACGGGGAGCGCGGGCCACGGGTGGAGGCCCAGTTCCCGAAGTGGGGCGCCCAGGTCTTCGAGGCGGTGTTCGGTTCCGGTCCGGCGCGGGATGCGTACACGCGGGCGCGGGCACGGGGTGGCCCGGTCGAGATCGTCGTCCGGTCGGGAACGGCCCAGCACTTGGGGCTGCCGTGGGAGCTGATGGCCGACCCGGAGCGGCCGACACCGATCGCGCTCGACGACCAGGTGGTGGTGTCCCGCAGCCTGCCGACCGCGGCCCTGGGCAACGTGTTCACGGTCGGAGGCTCCCGGCTGCGCGTGCTGATGGTCATCTCACGCCCTTCCGGCACCGCGGACGTTGGCTACCAGATGATCGCCCGGCCGTTGCTGCGCCGCCTGGAGGCGGTGCGCGGTCAGGTGGACCTGGTGGTGCTCCGCCCACCGACGCTGGAGCACCTGGAGAGGACGCTCGAAGAGGCGCGGGAAGCGGGGGAACCGTTCCAGATCGTGCACTTCGACGGGCATGGGGTGTTCGGGGAGGCGCCTGCCTCTGGGGGTGGGTGGCCGTCGGTCATGTTCCAGGGGCCTGGTCCGCAGGGAATGCTGGCTTTCGAGAAGGCAACGGGCGGCTCCGACCTGGTACCCGCCGGGCGCGTGGCGCAGGTATTGAAGAAGTCCCAGGTGCCGGTGGTCGTGCTCAACGCCTGCCAGTCGGCGGTGCTGGGCTCCCAACTCGAAGCGGCCGTCGCGACACGGTTGCTGCAGGAGGGCGCCGGCGCGGTGGTGGCGATGGCGTACAGCGTGTACGCGGTCGCGGCGGCGGAGTTCATGACGGCGTTCTACGAGCGGTTGTTCGCGGGGGATCTGCTGTCTGCGGCGGTTTCGGCGGGGCGCCAGCGACTGGACCGGCATGACCTGCGCCCCTCTCCGAAGGGGCTGATGCCGCTGGCGGACTGGGTGGTGCCGGTCGTTTATACGCGGGCTGACGTGCACTTTGCCGGGTTGCGTACCGGTCGCGATCAACAGGAGTCGTTGGACGAGCTGTTGGACCGGATGCGGGAGCAGCCGGCTGACGCCGACACGGGGGATGAGGCGAGCCCCGAGTCACCGCTGGCGGCCGTGGGCGAGTTCACCGGCCGGGATGCGCTGCTCTACACGTTGGATACGGCTGCTCGGCTGGACCGTGTTGTGGTGCTTTACGGGCCCGGGGGGACCGGAAAGACGGAGCTGGCCAAGGCGTTCGGGAGGTGGTGGCGGGACACGGGTGCGCTAGACGATGAGCGCGGGGTGATCTGGCACTCGTTCGAGCCCGGAGTGGCGAGCTTTGGCCTGGACGGGGTGATCAACAGCATCGGATTGGGGTTGTTCGGCGCCCAGTTCGCCCTCTTGGACCAGGAGAAGCGCCAAAGCCTCGTGGAGACGACACTTGTCACTCGTCGACTGCTCCTGATCTGGGACAACTTCGAATCCGTCCACACCCTCCCCGATCCCACCCACGCCACCCAACCCCTGACCGAACCCGAGCGCGAGGAACTGCGCGGCTTCCTGGACCGAATCGCCGCCAAAGGCAAGAGCGCGATCATCGTGACCAGCCGCACCCCGGAGACTTGGCTCGGCACCGCGCGACGGCGGATCAAGGTGGGTGGCCTGGAATCCGACGAGGCCAACGAGTACGCGGAACAGCTTCTGTCCTCCTACCCGGACACCAAGAAGCGCCGGGAGTCGAAGGCGTTCGGAGAGCTGATGCAGTGGCTGGACGGACACCCGCTCAGCATGCGGCTCATCCTGCCCCGCCTGGACAGCACGGCTCCGCGGGACCTGCTGGCCGGCCTCCAGGGCACCACGCCGTTGGCCGACGCCGACGGGGGCGGCCGCACCACGTCGTTGTCGGCCAGCATCGCGTATTCATTCACGCATCTGTCGGCCGAGGATCAGCACGCACTTACCGTGGTCAGCCTCTTTCATGGTGTTGTCGATGCTGACGTGTTGGGCCAATTCTCGACACTTCCCGAGGTTCCGGAGTGGTACCAAGGCCGCACTGCCTCCGAGTGGGCGCAAGTTTTGGAGCGGGCGACGGAGGTGGGGCTGCTGACATCTCTGGGCGTGGGTATGTACCGCATTCATCCGGCCCTGCCGGCCTATCTGACCTCCAGCTGGCAGGCCCTGGCCCCCGGCGGCCACCACGAGCTGCGCACAGCTGCGGAGCTCGCGCTCCTCGACGCCTACGCCACCTTCGGTGGCTGGCTGCTCCAGCAGGTCCAGGGTGGGGACGCCCAGTTGGCCATGGTGTTGATCCACCTCCAACGGCGGACTATGGGGAGCCTGCTCGGTTACGCACTCGACCACAGCCTGTGGGATCAGGCACAGGGCATTGCCCAGCCGCTGGACGAGTACTGGGACGCGCGAGGACTCGTGGAGGAGGCCCGTGCATGGGTCAACCGCGCGCGAGTGGCCATGGAGGACTCCGATGGCAACGCGCCCGACCTGAACTCCTCCGCTGGCGCACTGTGGCTGTTCCTAACGGGCTCTCAAGCGAATCGACATGTAAGAGCAGGCCAACTCGACCAGGCTGAACGCACATACCGGGACATCCTGCACGCTCTGCGGTTACAACCGGCCACTTCGAAACAGCGCAGCCGTCTCGCCGTCATCTACCACCAGCTCGGTAGGGTCGCCCAGGAACGAGGCCAGCTGACCGAGGCCGAAGCCCGGTGCCGCCAATCCCTCACCATCGCAGAAGACCTCGGCGACCGACCCGGCATGGCCCTCAGCTACCACCAGCTCGGCGTCGTCGCCCAGGACCGCGGTCAGCTAGACGAAGCCGAAACCCGGTACCGCCAATCCCTCACCATCAAGGAAGACCTCGGCGACCGACCCGGCATGGCCCGCAGCTACCACCAGCTCGGCATCGTCGCCCAGGACCGCGGTCAGCTAGACGAAGCCGAAACCCGGTACCGCCAATCCCTCACCATCAAGGAAGACCTCGGCGACCGACCCGGCATGGCCCGCAGCTACCACCAGCTCGGCATCGTCGCCCATGAGCGCGGTCAGCTGACCGCGGCCGAAGACTGGTACCGCCAAGCCCTCACCATCGCAGAAGACCTCGGCGACCGACCCGGCATGGCCAGCACCTACCACCAGCTCGGCGTCGTCACCCATGAGCGCGGTCAGCTGACCGCGGCCGAAGACTGGTACCGCCAATCCCTCACCATCAAGGAAGACATCGGCGACCGACCCGGCATGGCCCTCACCTACCACCAGCTCGGCGTCATCGCCCAGGACCGCGGTCAGCTAGACGAAGCCGAAACCCGGTACCGCCAAGCCCTCACCATCAAGGAAGACATCGGCAACCGGCCCGTCATGGCCCGCACCTACGGGCAACTCGGTCTTCTGGCCGAGAAGCAGCAGCAACCAGAGAAGGTTCTCAAGTGGATGGTCCGATGCGCTGCCCTGTTTGAGCAGTTCCCACATCCGCTAACCGGCCCCGCCCCAGCCCACCTCAAGCGCTTGACCCATTGTCTGGGAATCCGCGCCCTCGAACAGACCTGGCAGTCAGTCACCGGCGGCCCCCTACCCCCGCCCGTGCGCGACTTCGTCCTCGCAGAAGACCCACCCGCCACCGACTGA
- a CDS encoding sensor histidine kinase, with protein MKRPLRGLRGRLLIAFVLVTAVATLTTGALTFREARIAVLQQSQDTVIKRLRAHVDGLAPGITYPPTQSDLELVAREVAAAEPAQNWRVLATYRGLRATSRPQDTFTELTPDMRSAVDSRRAAVFQRVRTDGRSSLVVGLPVTFGETAERPASGIAVFLTVPQTGEQGYVDALVTAIGRAVVPALGLAVLLALLAARGVLRPVRELRRATRSIAEGHLDTRLAVNGSDELADLSHTFNETAAALEESVAELRRMEARARRFVADVSHELRTPLAAMSAVTDVLDEDAARLDPDTAMAVRLISGETVKLARLVGDLMEISRFDAGAAGLQLDDLDLAESLRRTLAARGWQDTVDTRLPGPGELRGRVDPRRLDVAVANLVGNALRHGARPVQLRLCAREMPDPTDGTAWAVIEVTDSGPGIPPDVLPHVFDRFYKSDTARTRSEGSGLGLSITAENVRLHGGTVRAANRAEGGGAVFTVEIPLVQEEKEEREEEEKEEVKEKDEEVRGI; from the coding sequence GTGAAGCGACCGCTGCGCGGTCTGCGTGGCCGGCTGCTCATCGCCTTCGTGCTCGTCACCGCCGTCGCCACCCTCACCACCGGCGCCCTCACCTTCCGGGAGGCCCGCATCGCCGTGCTCCAGCAGAGCCAGGACACCGTCATCAAACGGCTGCGGGCACACGTCGACGGCCTGGCACCCGGCATCACCTACCCACCGACCCAGAGCGACCTGGAGTTGGTCGCCCGGGAGGTGGCCGCCGCCGAACCGGCGCAGAACTGGCGGGTGTTGGCCACCTACCGCGGCCTGCGGGCCACCTCCAGACCACAGGACACCTTCACCGAGCTGACACCCGACATGCGGTCGGCCGTGGACTCCCGGCGGGCCGCCGTCTTCCAGCGGGTACGGACGGACGGCCGCTCCTCGCTCGTCGTCGGCCTCCCGGTCACCTTCGGCGAAACCGCCGAACGCCCCGCGTCCGGGATCGCGGTCTTCCTGACGGTGCCGCAGACCGGCGAACAGGGGTACGTCGACGCCCTGGTCACCGCCATCGGACGCGCCGTCGTGCCCGCCCTCGGCCTCGCCGTCCTGCTCGCCCTGCTGGCCGCCCGCGGAGTGCTGCGACCGGTACGCGAACTGCGCCGCGCCACCCGGAGCATCGCCGAGGGCCACCTGGACACCCGGCTCGCCGTCAACGGATCCGACGAACTCGCCGACCTGTCCCACACGTTCAACGAGACCGCCGCCGCGCTGGAGGAGTCCGTGGCCGAACTGCGCCGCATGGAGGCCCGCGCCCGCCGTTTCGTCGCGGACGTCTCGCACGAGCTGCGCACCCCGCTGGCAGCGATGTCGGCCGTCACCGACGTCCTGGACGAGGACGCGGCCCGGCTCGACCCGGACACCGCGATGGCCGTACGGCTCATCAGCGGGGAGACCGTGAAACTGGCCCGGCTCGTGGGCGACCTGATGGAGATCTCCCGCTTCGACGCGGGCGCGGCCGGCCTGCAACTGGACGACCTCGACCTCGCGGAGTCCCTGCGACGCACCCTCGCCGCCCGCGGCTGGCAGGACACGGTGGACACCCGGCTCCCCGGACCCGGCGAACTGCGCGGCCGGGTCGACCCGCGCCGCCTCGACGTGGCCGTCGCGAACCTCGTCGGCAACGCACTGCGGCACGGCGCACGCCCCGTACAACTGCGCCTGTGCGCACGGGAGATGCCGGACCCGACCGACGGCACGGCGTGGGCCGTCATCGAGGTGACGGACAGCGGGCCCGGCATTCCCCCGGACGTCCTGCCGCACGTCTTCGACCGCTTCTACAAGTCGGACACCGCCAGGACCCGGTCGGAGGGCAGCGGCCTCGGACTCTCGATCACGGCGGAGAACGTCCGGCTGCACGGCGGTACGGTCCGGGCGGCGAACCGGGCGGAGGGCGGCGGGGCCGTGTTCACGGTCGAGATCCCCCTGGTCCAGGAGGAGAAAGAGGAAAGAGAGGAAGAAGAGAAAGAAGAAGTGAAAGAGAAAGACGAAGAGGTACGAGGGATATGA
- a CDS encoding polyphosphate polymerase domain-containing protein: MTATTPVSRVVGALPPIGLDELVAQASLLTRLDRKYMLPVADLPLVLGGLDEDTRVLDVDGAREFAYRSVYFDTPEMDGYLGAARHRRRRFKLRIRTYLDSGRHYFEVKTRGPRGTTVKQRIPYEGDVRRLGPGARAYADTVLAEAGINSGRLRFVLALTTYYRRTTLFLPATGSRLTVDTDLTWALPDGTALRTPDRAIVETKAGRAGSGADRLLWSLKHRPCPVSKYGTGLAALRPDLPSNRWLPVLRRHFPTALDGSPA, translated from the coding sequence ATGACAGCCACCACCCCCGTCTCACGCGTGGTCGGCGCGCTGCCGCCCATCGGGCTCGACGAACTCGTCGCTCAGGCCTCTCTGTTGACCCGGCTGGACCGCAAATACATGCTGCCGGTCGCCGATCTGCCCCTCGTGCTCGGCGGCCTCGACGAGGACACGCGCGTCCTGGACGTGGACGGTGCGCGGGAGTTCGCGTACCGGTCCGTCTACTTCGACACCCCGGAGATGGACGGGTACCTGGGCGCGGCCCGGCACCGCCGACGGCGGTTCAAGCTGCGGATCCGTACCTACCTCGACTCCGGGCGGCACTACTTCGAGGTCAAGACGCGCGGCCCGCGCGGCACCACGGTCAAGCAGCGCATCCCGTACGAGGGAGATGTTCGGAGGCTCGGACCCGGCGCCCGGGCCTACGCCGACACCGTGCTCGCCGAGGCCGGGATCAACTCCGGGCGCCTGCGCTTCGTACTCGCGCTGACCACGTACTACCGGCGTACGACCCTCTTCCTCCCGGCCACCGGGAGCCGGCTGACCGTCGACACCGATCTGACCTGGGCGCTTCCCGACGGGACCGCGTTGCGTACCCCGGACCGGGCCATCGTCGAGACGAAGGCGGGCCGGGCGGGCTCCGGTGCCGACCGGCTGCTCTGGTCGCTGAAGCATCGGCCCTGTCCCGTGTCGAAGTACGGCACCGGGCTCGCCGCCCTGCGCCCCGACCTGCCCTCCAACCGCTGGCTGCCCGTACTGCGGCGCCACTTTCCGACCGCGCTCGACGGGAGCCCCGCATGA
- a CDS encoding DUF3152 domain-containing protein, whose protein sequence is MNWTTSSSSDAADGSASSSPSAPTPDLTPEASGGTESAEASGKPAEEDAGKTGGEADTEPSGKGSPSASSSSSAPDIPASGPGTFATAGGGSGTVGKGSRVLSYKVVVENGLTQSPADVAEQVEGILADPRGWTADGRSGFRRVSSGTADFVVRLATPGTVDAICGKYGLNTRGEVNCNVGKDVVVNLKRWLLATPVYAADVDAYRALIINHEVGHFLGHGHVTCPGAGKPAPAMMQQIKGMLGCKPNVWPYDAKGRFVTGPAVS, encoded by the coding sequence GTGAACTGGACGACGTCCTCGTCCTCCGACGCCGCCGACGGATCCGCCTCCTCGTCGCCGTCCGCTCCGACGCCGGACCTGACACCGGAGGCGAGCGGCGGGACGGAGTCGGCCGAGGCGAGCGGGAAGCCCGCCGAGGAGGACGCCGGGAAGACCGGTGGGGAGGCCGACACCGAGCCGTCCGGAAAGGGCAGCCCCTCCGCGTCCTCGTCCTCCTCCGCGCCCGACATCCCGGCCTCGGGCCCCGGGACGTTCGCCACCGCAGGCGGGGGGAGCGGGACCGTCGGGAAGGGCAGCCGGGTCCTGAGCTACAAGGTCGTCGTCGAGAACGGCCTCACGCAGTCGCCCGCCGATGTCGCCGAGCAGGTGGAGGGCATACTCGCCGACCCGCGCGGCTGGACGGCCGACGGCCGCTCGGGTTTCCGGCGCGTCTCCAGCGGTACGGCCGACTTCGTCGTACGGCTCGCCACGCCGGGAACGGTGGACGCGATCTGTGGCAAGTACGGCCTGAACACGCGCGGTGAGGTCAACTGCAATGTCGGCAAGGACGTCGTGGTCAACCTCAAGCGGTGGCTGCTGGCGACCCCGGTCTACGCCGCCGACGTGGACGCCTATCGCGCGCTGATCATCAACCACGAGGTCGGCCACTTCCTCGGCCACGGCCATGTGACGTGCCCCGGAGCGGGAAAGCCGGCCCCGGCGATGATGCAGCAGATCAAGGGGATGCTCGGCTGCAAGCCCAACGTCTGGCCGTACGACGCGAAGGGACGGTTCGTCACGGGGCCGGCGGTGTCCTGA
- a CDS encoding DUF4956 domain-containing protein: MDRLLLVGADLVAISLLTFVVYFPRHHRRDLVAAFLGVNVGVLAVAMVLGSTSVGIGMGMGLFGVLSIIRLRSYEIAQHEIAYYFSALALGLLTGLSESLDLLHAGLMVLVVATLYAGDHPRLFPRHRQRELRLDSAYTDEEALRAHLEVLLGGRVLNLSVKGIDLVNDTTLVEVRYVVPNASRAAVAKPREGSSPRTDDSPRGRGVRA, from the coding sequence ATGGACCGGTTGCTTCTCGTGGGCGCCGATCTCGTCGCCATCTCTCTCCTGACCTTCGTGGTCTATTTCCCCCGGCACCACCGCCGGGATCTCGTCGCCGCGTTTCTCGGTGTCAATGTCGGGGTGCTCGCCGTGGCGATGGTGCTCGGGTCGACGTCGGTCGGGATCGGGATGGGGATGGGGCTCTTCGGGGTTCTGTCGATCATCAGGCTGCGGTCGTACGAGATCGCGCAGCACGAGATCGCGTACTACTTCTCGGCGTTGGCGCTCGGTCTGCTGACCGGGCTGTCCGAGTCCCTCGACCTTCTCCACGCCGGGCTGATGGTGCTCGTCGTGGCCACGCTGTACGCCGGTGACCATCCCCGGCTGTTTCCGCGTCACCGGCAGCGGGAGCTGCGGCTGGACTCCGCGTACACCGACGAGGAGGCCCTGCGCGCCCACCTCGAAGTGCTCCTGGGCGGGCGGGTGTTGAACCTCTCGGTCAAGGGGATCGACCTCGTCAACGACACGACCCTCGTCGAGGTTCGGTACGTGGTGCCGAACGCGTCCCGGGCGGCAGTCGCCAAGCCCCGGGAGGGCAGCAGCCCCCGTACCGACGATTCCCCCCGCGGGCGCGGAGTGCGGGCATGA
- a CDS encoding carbohydrate-binding domain-containing protein — protein MNTYLSRSSRTARRFRTKAAGALASLVLGTAALAGCSSGSDSDSDSGSSSAGSGASGSAAAVDGGQDAAAVLADNKKSHAEDSDAEWAESDAVTVRLDGDSASVDGDGVTVKESTVTITAGGIYRVSGTLSDGQIVVNAPDQDVKLVLDGAEISHSSGAAIDVTEADEAVVILADGSENTLGDADSYADDVEANAALHSAADLTVTGDGKLTVRGNGNDGIASTDGLVIASGTIVVDAVDDGIRGKDYLIVEDGSVTVTAGGDGLKADNSEDEDSGYVAVGGGTVKVTAEGDGVDAAGDLVVTGGSLTVESGGGSGTQPSDDASTKGLKAGVINVLEGGTVAVNASDDAVHSDGAVHVNGAKVTAASGDDGVHAEGDLTVDKGTLKVTSAVEGVEGADISVNGGTVDIRSSDDGINAAGGTSSSGGGGGGFGGGPGGGGGGGGGEGVGDYKLTVSGGTLVVDSEGDGLDSNGTAEITGGTVVVNGPQQGGNGALDVNGDFGISGGVLLAAGSAGMAVAPSTDSEQGWLSATLDSSVPAGTTLHVVDSDGKVVATYVTSKSIQNVVYSSSAVKSGEEYEIHSGGTKSGAGTGGLASSGTLGSAERIATVTAGEAPEGGFGGGRR, from the coding sequence ATGAACACGTACCTGAGCAGGTCCTCGCGGACGGCACGACGGTTTCGTACGAAGGCGGCCGGCGCCCTCGCCTCGCTGGTGCTCGGCACGGCCGCGCTGGCCGGGTGTTCCTCCGGGAGCGACTCCGATTCCGACTCCGGTTCCTCGTCCGCCGGTTCGGGTGCCAGTGGGTCGGCAGCCGCCGTGGACGGGGGCCAGGACGCCGCCGCCGTGCTCGCCGACAACAAGAAGTCGCACGCCGAGGACTCCGACGCCGAGTGGGCGGAGTCGGACGCCGTCACGGTCCGGCTCGACGGCGACTCGGCCTCCGTCGACGGGGACGGGGTGACCGTCAAGGAGTCCACCGTGACCATCACCGCCGGCGGTATCTACCGCGTCAGCGGCACCCTCTCCGACGGGCAGATCGTCGTCAACGCCCCCGACCAGGACGTGAAGTTGGTGCTCGACGGGGCGGAGATCTCCCACTCCTCCGGTGCGGCGATCGACGTCACCGAGGCGGACGAGGCCGTCGTGATCCTCGCCGACGGCAGCGAGAACACCCTGGGTGACGCCGATTCGTACGCCGATGATGTCGAAGCCAATGCCGCGCTGCACAGCGCCGCCGATCTGACGGTCACGGGCGACGGGAAGCTCACCGTGCGGGGCAACGGCAACGACGGGATCGCGAGCACGGACGGTCTGGTGATCGCCTCCGGCACGATCGTGGTCGACGCCGTCGACGACGGTATCCGCGGCAAGGACTACCTGATCGTCGAGGACGGTTCGGTGACCGTCACGGCCGGTGGCGACGGGCTCAAGGCCGACAACTCCGAGGACGAGGACTCCGGTTACGTCGCTGTCGGCGGCGGCACGGTGAAGGTGACCGCCGAGGGGGACGGGGTCGACGCCGCCGGCGACCTGGTGGTCACCGGTGGCAGCCTGACCGTCGAGAGCGGCGGCGGCAGCGGTACGCAGCCCTCGGACGACGCGTCCACGAAGGGGTTGAAGGCGGGCGTGATCAACGTCCTGGAGGGCGGCACCGTCGCTGTGAACGCCTCCGACGACGCCGTCCACAGCGACGGCGCGGTCCACGTCAACGGCGCGAAGGTGACCGCCGCGAGCGGCGACGACGGGGTGCACGCGGAGGGCGATCTGACCGTCGACAAGGGGACGTTGAAGGTCACGTCCGCCGTCGAGGGCGTCGAGGGCGCCGACATCTCCGTGAACGGCGGCACGGTGGACATCCGTTCCAGCGACGACGGGATCAACGCGGCCGGTGGTACGAGTTCCTCCGGAGGGGGCGGTGGCGGCTTCGGCGGAGGCCCGGGTGGTGGAGGTGGCGGAGGCGGTGGTGAGGGCGTCGGTGACTACAAGCTCACCGTCAGCGGCGGCACCCTGGTCGTCGACTCCGAGGGCGACGGGCTCGACTCCAACGGCACCGCCGAGATCACCGGCGGCACGGTCGTCGTCAACGGCCCCCAGCAGGGTGGCAACGGCGCCCTCGACGTCAACGGCGACTTCGGCATCAGCGGCGGAGTCCTGCTGGCGGCCGGCAGCGCGGGCATGGCCGTCGCCCCGTCCACCGACTCCGAACAGGGCTGGCTCTCCGCCACCCTCGACTCGTCGGTCCCGGCCGGCACGACCCTCCACGTCGTCGACTCCGACGGCAAGGTGGTCGCCACGTACGTCACCTCGAAGTCGATCCAGAACGTCGTGTACTCGTCCTCCGCGGTGAAGAGCGGCGAGGAGTACGAGATCCACTCGGGCGGCACGAAGTCGGGTGCCGGTACCGGAGGTCTGGCGTCCTCGGGCACCCTCGGCTCGGCCGAGCGGATCGCCACGGTGACGGCGGGCGAGGCCCCGGAGGGAGGCTTCGGGGGCGGGCGGCGATAG
- a CDS encoding response regulator transcription factor, protein MPRVLLIEDDRAVREGVRLALRRQGHDVTTAGTGEDGLALLRSFRPDVVVLDLMLPGLSGLEVCRRIRTEDQVPIIMATARGDDTDIVVGLEAGADDYVVKPVQARVLEARIRAVLRRVGGAPNPDGIPKIESHGDDGELTIDRAGLAIARRGAPVALAPSELRLLLTLSASPGQVFSRQQLLEAVWEHSYHGDSRLVDACVKRLRTKMGEPAGRPRYIQTVRGFGYRFQSR, encoded by the coding sequence ATGCCACGTGTCCTGCTGATCGAAGACGACCGCGCCGTACGGGAGGGCGTCCGGCTCGCACTGCGCCGCCAGGGACACGACGTCACCACCGCCGGGACCGGCGAGGACGGACTGGCTCTGCTGCGGTCCTTCCGGCCGGACGTCGTCGTGCTCGACCTGATGCTGCCCGGCCTCAGCGGTCTCGAGGTGTGCCGCCGGATCCGTACCGAGGACCAGGTGCCGATCATCATGGCGACCGCCCGGGGCGACGACACGGACATCGTGGTCGGGCTGGAGGCCGGGGCGGACGACTACGTCGTCAAGCCGGTGCAGGCACGCGTACTCGAAGCCCGCATCCGCGCGGTCCTGCGCCGGGTCGGCGGCGCGCCCAACCCCGACGGCATACCGAAGATCGAGAGCCACGGCGACGACGGCGAACTGACCATCGACCGGGCCGGGTTGGCCATCGCCAGGCGGGGCGCACCCGTCGCCCTCGCCCCGTCCGAACTGCGGCTCCTGCTGACCCTCTCCGCCTCGCCCGGCCAGGTCTTCTCCCGGCAGCAGCTGCTGGAGGCGGTCTGGGAGCACAGCTACCACGGCGACTCCCGGCTGGTGGACGCGTGCGTCAAACGGCTGCGCACCAAGATGGGCGAACCCGCTGGCAGGCCGCGCTACATCCAGACGGTGCGCGGCTTCGGCTACCGGTTCCAGTCCCGGTGA
- a CDS encoding cupin domain-containing protein: protein MTATTRNDTPVAIEGNGVELRMQEVGGGMSVAFATLPEGTDMAPAVKGLPDDQCQCPHWGYLLKGRLRMRTKAGSEVYEAGQAFYWAPGHVPEALEDCEYVDFSPTKEFNEVIDHVKAQMS, encoded by the coding sequence ATGACGGCAACCACGCGGAACGACACTCCCGTCGCGATCGAAGGCAACGGTGTGGAACTGCGCATGCAGGAAGTGGGCGGCGGCATGAGCGTCGCCTTCGCGACCCTCCCCGAGGGGACGGACATGGCGCCGGCGGTGAAGGGCCTGCCCGACGACCAGTGCCAGTGCCCCCACTGGGGATACCTCCTCAAGGGGCGGCTCAGGATGCGGACCAAGGCCGGGAGCGAGGTCTACGAGGCGGGGCAGGCCTTCTACTGGGCGCCCGGCCACGTACCGGAGGCCCTTGAGGACTGCGAGTACGTCGACTTCTCGCCGACGAAGGAGTTCAACGAGGTCATCGACCATGTGAAGGCGCAGATGAGCTAG